In a genomic window of Candidatus Omnitrophota bacterium:
- the acpP gene encoding acyl carrier protein produces the protein MAVSEKVKSIIAEQLGVKKEEVTDAAKFIDDLGADSLDTVELVMALEEEFGIEIPDEDAEKMATVGEAIKYIEQKASN, from the coding sequence ATGGCAGTTAGCGAGAAGGTGAAGTCGATTATAGCTGAACAGTTAGGAGTGAAGAAAGAGGAAGTCACTGACGCGGCAAAATTTATAGATGATCTTGGAGCGGATTCTCTGGATACGGTAGAATTGGTAATGGCGCTTGAAGAGGAATTTGGCATAGAGATTCCCGATGAAGATGCCGAAAAGATGGCGACCGTAGGCGAAGCTATCAAATATATTGAACAAAAAGCCAGTAATTAA
- the fabG gene encoding 3-oxoacyl-[acyl-carrier-protein] reductase — translation MVLKGKVGLITGGARGIGKEMALLFAREGADICICDINDESIQTAVKEIESLGVKALGVKVDVTNYSEVLEMAGKVLDKFSKIDILINNAGITRDNLLLRMKEEDWDAVLNVNLKGTFNCTKAVSKIMIKQRSGKIVNIASIIGIIGNAGQANYAASKGGIISFTKSVAKELASRNINVNAIAPGFINTDMTAKLSEELKDTMLKLIPLGRLGEALDVAKLALFLASDSSEYITGEVIKVDGGMVM, via the coding sequence ATGGTACTAAAGGGTAAAGTTGGGCTAATAACCGGCGGCGCGAGAGGGATCGGCAAAGAGATGGCGCTTCTTTTTGCTCGGGAAGGCGCCGATATCTGTATATGTGATATTAACGACGAATCTATTCAAACGGCAGTAAAAGAGATAGAGTCGCTCGGCGTAAAGGCCTTGGGGGTAAAAGTAGACGTAACAAATTATTCCGAGGTTCTTGAGATGGCCGGGAAAGTGCTTGACAAATTTTCAAAAATAGATATACTAATCAACAATGCGGGGATAACCCGCGATAATCTTTTGCTCAGAATGAAAGAAGAAGATTGGGATGCGGTATTGAACGTGAATCTCAAGGGGACGTTCAATTGCACGAAGGCCGTTTCCAAAATAATGATAAAACAAAGAAGCGGCAAAATCGTTAATATAGCATCCATAATAGGGATAATAGGCAACGCCGGCCAGGCAAATTACGCCGCTTCAAAGGGCGGCATAATAAGTTTTACCAAAAGTGTGGCGAAGGAGCTTGCTTCGCGCAATATAAATGTTAACGCTATAGCGCCCGGTTTCATAAATACGGATATGACCGCAAAGCTTTCCGAGGAGCTTAAGGATACCATGCTTAAGCTGATTCCTTTGGGCAGACTGGGCGAGGCCTTAGATGTAGCAAAGCTGGCGCTTTTTTTGGCCAGCGATAGTTCCGAGTATATAACCGGCGAAGTAATAAAAGTAGACGGCGGAATGGTAATGTAA
- a CDS encoding HD domain-containing protein → MHATNQDYNNWKEIEDLFFNKVLKKDTDKISPKTTAPIQDRDAENHAGLHQELKLGKDYQEALFNASRSMIRFKKPQHLIRMISKIINEEISLVHLAVLLYDNDRHSYILVDSRGEKGLKMPVGCIRLDPNSPIIGLFSERKNKFISDSGAVNFKELKWILESGQLLTKDASFHNKLRLVLKEMELLDAELCVPCFFKNELLGILILGKKSSGKDFLREEMNLFATLANDAAMAIANARLIDNLRRKVDEIEHLYEREHALFINTATALARAIDARDAYTHGHAERVTKYCMAITEELGSVPEVRANGRFKEMLRIAALLHDIGKIGIPDSILNKKGKLSIQEKDIVEKHPEVGASIISPIPELSEISRFVRLHQEWYNGNGYPDGLKRDEIPIIARIISVADAFDAITSDRPYRKRRSNEAAVKEIKERAGTQFDPHVVEAFVRAYNKKRTNNAG, encoded by the coding sequence ATGCACGCGACGAACCAGGATTATAATAACTGGAAGGAAATAGAGGATCTTTTTTTCAATAAGGTCCTTAAAAAAGACACGGATAAAATATCCCCTAAAACAACTGCTCCTATCCAGGATAGGGATGCCGAAAATCACGCCGGACTTCATCAAGAGTTAAAACTGGGCAAGGATTATCAGGAGGCGTTATTCAACGCCTCCAGGAGTATGATAAGGTTCAAAAAGCCCCAGCACCTTATAAGGATGATAAGTAAGATAATAAACGAAGAGATCAGCCTTGTACATCTGGCAGTGCTCCTTTACGATAACGACAGGCATTCTTATATTCTTGTAGACTCAAGGGGCGAAAAGGGCCTTAAGATGCCCGTCGGATGTATACGGCTTGACCCAAACAGCCCTATTATCGGTCTTTTTAGCGAAAGAAAGAACAAATTTATTTCTGATAGCGGAGCCGTCAACTTCAAAGAGCTCAAATGGATACTGGAGAGCGGCCAGCTTCTCACAAAAGACGCATCGTTCCATAATAAGCTGAGGCTGGTACTCAAGGAAATGGAATTATTGGATGCGGAGTTGTGCGTGCCATGCTTTTTCAAGAACGAACTCCTCGGCATATTGATTTTGGGTAAAAAGTCTTCCGGCAAGGACTTTTTACGCGAAGAAATGAATCTATTCGCCACTTTAGCGAATGACGCGGCGATGGCAATAGCAAACGCAAGGCTCATAGATAACTTGCGCAGGAAGGTAGATGAGATAGAGCATTTATACGAGAGAGAGCACGCCTTATTCATAAATACTGCCACTGCTTTGGCCAGGGCCATAGATGCCCGCGATGCTTATACGCACGGCCATGCGGAACGCGTGACAAAGTATTGTATGGCGATAACCGAAGAATTGGGCAGCGTGCCGGAGGTCCGCGCGAACGGTAGATTTAAAGAGATGCTGCGTATCGCTGCGCTTCTGCACGATATAGGAAAGATAGGCATACCCGATTCTATCCTTAATAAGAAAGGAAAATTGAGCATTCAGGAGAAGGATATAGTAGAAAAGCACCCCGAAGTGGGGGCGTCTATCATATCGCCCATACCCGAACTTAGTGAAATATCGCGTTTTGTAAGGCTTCACCAGGAATGGTATAATGGCAATGGCTATCCGGACGGATTAAAAAGAGACGAAATACCCATAATAGCAAGGATCATAAGTGTGGCAGATGCCTTTGACGCTATTACTTCAGATAGGCCCTATAGAAAGCGAAGAAGCAACGAAGCGGCTGTAAAGGAGATAAAAGAGCGCGCCGGCACACAGTTTGACCCCCACGTCGTAGAGGCATTCGTGAGGGCGTACAATAAGAAAAGGACCAATAACGCAGGGTAG
- a CDS encoding response regulator, translating to MTRILLVDDEWDVCDFMMRFFAERNFEVFTATNGSDAILIAERDKPHIALLDIRMKDMSGIEVLKKIRRINKNLKVVMVTCVSDLEAMKEAKSLGATAYITKPLVLANLMEVVMSNLGRRRNFFNFGRHIS from the coding sequence ATGACCAGGATACTGCTTGTCGACGACGAGTGGGACGTTTGCGATTTTATGATGAGGTTTTTTGCGGAGAGGAATTTTGAAGTATTTACCGCTACAAACGGCAGCGATGCGATATTGATAGCCGAACGAGATAAACCGCACATCGCCCTTCTGGATATCAGGATGAAAGATATGAGCGGCATAGAGGTACTTAAAAAAATAAGGCGCATAAATAAAAACCTGAAGGTTGTGATGGTTACATGCGTTAGCGACCTTGAGGCCATGAAAGAGGCGAAATCACTCGGCGCGACGGCATACATAACGAAACCGCTTGTTTTAGCGAACCTCATGGAGGTTGTGATGTCGAACCTTGGCAGGCGCAGAAATTTCTTTAATTTCGGGAGACACATCAGTTGA